In the Candidatus Saganbacteria bacterium genome, TGGCATCGGTAATGATGAACGCGTCGATCTACGGTTTTATCAGGTTTTTCTTCACTATACTGCCGAGGGACAGCGTGAGCCCGTTCATCCCTCTGATCCTGGTGCTTGCGGTCATCTCCCAGTATTACGGCGCGATACTCGCGATGGTCGAGAAGAATATAAAAAGGATGATAGCTTATTCCTCCATATCTCAGATGGGATATGTGCTTTTCGGGATAGGGACGCTGACTTTTTTGGGTGTTTCGGGGGCGACTTTCCATATAATAAATCACACGATAATAAAGGCCCTGTTGTTCATGACCGTAGGAGCAGTGTTCATGGCCGTGAAAAAATATGACACGGATGATCTGGGCGGGCTGATGCCGTTGATCCCCATGGTCGCTTTGACCGGCTCGGCCGGAGCTCTTGCCATAGCCGGCGTGCCTTTGTTCGGGGCTTTCCAGAGCGAGTGGATGATATTCGCGGGAGGTTTCAGGACAGCATATCCCGTAATAGCGGGGTTCGCCGTCGCGGGGGCCCTTTTTACCGCGGCATACAGCCTGAGGTTCATTGCCGCGATATTCTTCGGGGAGCAAAAACTGCCGCAGGTGAATAAAATACCTGCCGCGATGATATTTTCGATGTCCGTTCTCGCACTGTCCTCGCTTTTGATAGGGGTCTGTCCATGGTTCTTTTCAAAAGCGGTGCAGATAGCGGTGAAACTGTTAGGAGTATGAGATGACGGCAATAATGCCTTTATTGATATTGTTCTTGGGAGCGTTCGCGGTGTTCCTGATATCGCGGCTTTCAAATAACAGAGGCCTGTGGGGAAGCCTGCTGTCCAGCGCGGTCATACTCGGCGCCATTTACTCGCTGTTGAGGGTAATGAAGGACCTTATCAACGATCAGGCCGTAGCGTATCCTTTGAAAGTCTTTGCGTTCTCATCGTCTTTGAGATTTGATTTTCTCAGTGTCCTTCTGAGCATGACGGTACTCATTCTCGGTCTTATGGTAGCGGTATTTTCCTGCAGGTACATGGAAGACGATCTCAGCCAGGACAAATATTACACGCTTCTTCTGATAATGATCGGGGCCATCGTAGGACTGTCGGCAACAAAAGACCTTTTCAGTATCTGGGTCTTCTTCGAACTGATGTGTGTTTCTTCCTATATTCTTGTCTCGTTCAGAAAAGAAAAATGGGAACCGCTCGAGGCGGGGTTCAAGTACTTAATAATGAGCGCGGCAGGATCGATGCTGGTGCTGCTCGCGATCTCCGTAGTATTCGGTATGACCGGCGTTCTTGACCTTGAGGGGATCAAGTCCCTCATCAGGACCGTTCCACCGGTTCCTATGATGATAAGCATTGTGATGTTCATATGCGGATTTTCGGTGAAAGCAGCCATTGTCCCGTTCCATACATGGCTTCCCGACGCTCATTCCGAAGCTCCTTCAGGGATATCTGCCATGCTTTCCGGCATAGTCATTGAGGCCGGGCTTTTTGCGATGATCAGAGTGCTTATGTACATGACCGGCCTTAAGGCGGATTTCGGTCTCGTTCTGATCATCATGGCTGTGGTCACGATGACTGTCGGCAATATCATGGCCCTCAGCCAGACCAGGATAAAAAGGATGCTGGCATATTCTTCCGTGGCTCAGATGGGCTATATGATCCTGGGGATAGGGATCGGGTTCCATTTTCTTATTCCCGACGGTTTTCTCGGCGGATTTTTCCATATAGTGACACATGCCGGAATGAAAGGACTCGCCTTTCTTGTGGCCGGCGTGGTGATCCATTATGTCGGGACGTCCGAGATCAGCGAAATGAAAGGGCTGTCGCAGAAAATGCCGGCAGTCGCGCTTTCTTTTGCCGTGGCGGCTTTCGCTCTCGCGGGAGTCCCTCCGTTCTCCGGGTTCATGAGCAAATGGCTGATATATAAATCCGGATTTGATGCCGGCGGATGGGGATACGCCCTTGCCGGCATAGCGATATTTAATTCGGTACTCTCGCTCGGATATTATCTTCCGGCGGTCAATGCGATGTACGCTCCGTCGATGAGCGACAAAGTCAGGACTTCAAAGCCCGTGCCCTGGAGCGTTATGGTTCCGATAGCGCTTTTGACGATATCCGTGATTGTTCTTGGCATTCTGCCTGACATAGGCCTCGGGTTTGTCGGGCTTGCGGTAAAAAATCTGTATTGGATAATGGGAGCAAGATGATGGGAAATACCGTATTTTCACCGGTAGGCATATTCTTCATATTTCTGCTGACAGTAGCAGCTGTTTACTGGTTTTCCGGCCGCATAGCCCCTAAAGCAGATCCGAAAGGCGGGAAGACCAACATGTATGCATGCGGCGAGGATCTTCCGGAGATCCAGCATTCGTCCACCGCTTCGATGTTCTTTCATGTGGCGCTTTATTTTACGATAATGGACGTTGCGGCGCTTACTATCGCGACGATCCCGCCGTCAGCAGGGGTATTTCTGGGAATATTTTATATTGCAGGCATATCTTTGGCCGTACTTGCGCTGGTGTTGAGATAAATAAATGAAAAATATATTAAACTGGGCCCGGATCAAATCCCCGTGGGTGATCCATTTCAATTCGGGGTCATGCAACGGGTGCGATATCGAGATAGTCGCAGCGCTGACGCCGCGTTTTGACCTGGAGAGATTCGGTATAGTGCTCAAGGGTTCCCCGAGGCACGCGGACGTCCTGCTCGTCACGGGGCCGGTGAACCACCACAGCAAGAAAAGACTTCAAAGGATCTATGACCAGATGCCCGATCCTAAGTTCGTCATAGCGATAGGCAGCTGCGCCTGTTCGGGCTGCGTGTTCCGCGGCTGCTACAACAACCTTCAGGGGGCGGATGCCGTAGTTCCGGTAGATGTCTACATTCCCGGATGCGCTCCGAGACCTGATGCGA is a window encoding:
- a CDS encoding proton-conducting transporter membrane subunit; amino-acid sequence: MTAIMPLLILFLGAFAVFLISRLSNNRGLWGSLLSSAVILGAIYSLLRVMKDLINDQAVAYPLKVFAFSSSLRFDFLSVLLSMTVLILGLMVAVFSCRYMEDDLSQDKYYTLLLIMIGAIVGLSATKDLFSIWVFFELMCVSSYILVSFRKEKWEPLEAGFKYLIMSAAGSMLVLLAISVVFGMTGVLDLEGIKSLIRTVPPVPMMISIVMFICGFSVKAAIVPFHTWLPDAHSEAPSGISAMLSGIVIEAGLFAMIRVLMYMTGLKADFGLVLIIMAVVTMTVGNIMALSQTRIKRMLAYSSVAQMGYMILGIGIGFHFLIPDGFLGGFFHIVTHAGMKGLAFLVAGVVIHYVGTSEISEMKGLSQKMPAVALSFAVAAFALAGVPPFSGFMSKWLIYKSGFDAGGWGYALAGIAIFNSVLSLGYYLPAVNAMYAPSMSDKVRTSKPVPWSVMVPIALLTISVIVLGILPDIGLGFVGLAVKNLYWIMGAR
- a CDS encoding NADH-quinone oxidoreductase subunit B family protein; translated protein: MKNILNWARIKSPWVIHFNSGSCNGCDIEIVAALTPRFDLERFGIVLKGSPRHADVLLVTGPVNHHSKKRLQRIYDQMPDPKFVIAIGSCACSGCVFRGCYNNLQGADAVVPVDVYIPGCAPRPDAIIDGVVKLIKKLKGS